Part of the Litorilinea aerophila genome is shown below.
GCCGTGCTGGTGGAGGTCAAGGCCCGCTTTGACGAGGCCAACAACATCGAATGGGGCCGCATGCTGGAAAACTCGGGCGTCCACGTGGCCTATGGCCTGGTGGGCCTGAAGACCCACGCCAAGGCGACCCTCATCGTGCGCCGAGAAGGAGACACCCTGCGCACCTACTGCCACATCGGCACGGGCAACTACAACCCCAAGACGGCCCAGCTCTACACCGACCTGAGCTACTTCACCTGCAAGCCGGCCCTGGGGCGGGATCTGGTCAACCTCTTCCACTACCTCACCGGCTACGCGCCGGACCAGCGCTATGAGCAGGCCCTGGTCGCGCCTCAACAGATGCGGGGCCGCTTTCACCAGCTCATTGAAAACGAGATCCGCTTCCAGCAGGAGCACGGCAACGGCCGCATCATCGCCAAGATGAACGCCCTGGACGACAGCCGCATCATCCAGGACCTCTACCGGGCCTCCCAGGCCGGCGTCCAGATCGACCTGATCGTGCGGGGCCACTGCTGTCTCCGGCCCCAGCTCCCCGGCTACAGCGACAACATCCGGGTCATCAGCATCCTGGGGCGCTTCCTGGAGCACGACCGCATCTACTACTTCCACAACAACGGCGAGCCCCTGGTCTTCCTGGGCAGCGCAGATTGGCGCACCCGCAACCTGAAATACCGGGTGGAGCTCATCACGCCGGTCCATGAGCCGGCCCTGCAGCAGCGGCTGATCCGCATCCTGGAGATGGCCCTGGAGGACAACCGCCTGGCCTGGGATCTGGACGCGGAGGGCCGCTACACCCTGCGGATGCCGCCTTCTCCCCAGGAGACGCGGAATTTCCAGGAGCGATTGATGCAACTGGCCATCCAGCGGGCGCGAAAACCCCTGGTCCTGTGACGGCCTTCCTGCCGGCGAGCCCGCACCCCTTGCCGTAGGTCCGGCCTCCCGGCCGGACAGCGGTGCCGGGGCCCCTGTCACGCAAGGAGGGGTGACCTGCCTCCCTGCACGGACCACCCCCTTCCTGCCGGCGAGCCCGCGCCCCTCCTCGTAGGTCCGGCCTCCCGGCCGGACAGCGGTGCCGGGGGCCCTGTCACGCAAGGAGGGGTGACCTGCCTCCCTGCACGGACCACCCCCTTCCTGCCGGCGAGCCCGCACCCCTTGCCGTAGGTCCGGCCTCCCGGCCGGACAGCGGTGCCGGGGGCCCTGTCACGCAAGGAGGGGTGACCTGCCTCCCTGCACGGACCACCCTTTTTTACAGAGGAATCATGCATCTGGCTCCGGTGCGGAACCCGGGATCCGCCTGGGATCCAACATCTGGTCCACGTGCATCCACAGGATGCGGGAATAGCGGAAGACCAGGGGCCAGAGGAGCAGGATCTCCGCCGCCATCACCCCGGTGAACAAGGCGGTGGACGCGCCCGTCAGGTAGAGGTACAGGGCCGAAGGTGCCAGCACCACAAAGCCCAGGGCATAGGCGAAGAACATGGCGTTGAGGAAAAATCCCGTCTCCCGCTCGAACTGGATGCCACAGCGGGGGCAGGTCTTGTGCATGTGCAGGAGCCCGTCAAAGGGCTTCCCTTCCAGGCAGACGGGGCAACGCTGGAGGAGGATGGCCAACAGGCGATTGCGGCTGGCCGAAATGGGCTGACGGGTATCTTGGTTCAAGGGACATCACTCCGAAATGGGCCACAGGCGTTCGTGCCTGTGGCCCACCAGTGCAGTACAAGCTTACCCAGAGGCATCAGGACGGCTCTTCCCCTGGCTTTCTCCTCTGCAAGAGAGGCGCGCTACTTTTTGCTGACCGCGACGGTGATCCTGGCGTCGCCCAGCTCGAAAGTGGTCTGGGGCAGGTGGGCCGGGATGGCGTCTCCCTGGCCCGGGTGAACCTGGACCAGGTCCACCGTCAGGGTCTCCTCCCGGATGTAGTCGCCGAAGTGCTCCAGCACCTCGTGGATCAGATCCGAATCGGCGATGTAGGTGACGATGCGGTCGCTGATCTCCAGGTCCGCGTCCTTGCGCAGTTGTTGGATCCGGCGGACCAGCTCCCGGGCGTAGCCTTCCTGCTCCAGGGCCTTGTCGATCTCCGTGGTGACGGCCACCAGATAGCCGCCCCCTTCGGCCACGCTGTAGCCCATGCGGGGGGTGGTGCGCACCTCCACATCCTCGGGCGTGACCTGGTAGGTGGTGCCATCCACCTGGATCTCCACCGTTTCGCCGGCCTGGAAGCGGGCGGCCAGCTCGGCCTGGTCCATCTGGGCCATGGCCTGGCGGATCTTGGGGTAGCCGGCGCCGTACTTCTGCCCCAGCTGTCGGGGGTAGGGGAAGACCTGGACATCCACCAGGTCGCCCGCAGCATCGGCGAAGGCCAGGCTCTTGACGTTCAGCTCCTCCAGGACCAGCTGCTGCAGCCGTTCCAGGCTGGCCCGTTCTTCGGGCTGGCGCACCCGGACCACCACCTGGGCCAGGGGCTGGCGCACCTTGAGGTTGGCGGCCTGCCTGGCCGAATGGCCCAGGCTGGTGATGCGCTGGACAAAGGCCATGTCCGCGTTCAGCCGCTCGTCGATGAGCTTTTCCTGCACCCGAGGCCAGCGGCTCAGGTGCACCGAGTCCGGCGCGCTGGGGTCCACGCCCACCACCAGGTTCTGGTAGAGGGTTTCGGCAATGAAGGGCGTGGTGGGCGCCAGCAAGTGGCTCAGGGTGACCAGCACGTGGTGGAGGGTGTTCAGGGCCTCCGGCTGGCCATCCCAGAAGCGGCGCCGGCTGAGGCGCACGTACCAGTTGCTCAGGTCGTCCACGAAGGCAGCGATGGGCCGGGTGACACCCAGGACGTCGTAGTTCTCCATGGCCGTGGTCACATCCCGCACCAGCCGATGGAGCTCCGACAGCACCCAGCGGTCCAACAGGTGCTCGCTGAGGGGCTGGGCCGGGCCGTCGAGGACGTCGGGGGCCGGCTGCCAGTCGCTCAGGTTGGCGTAGGTGACGAAGAAGCTATAGGTGTTCCACAGGGTGTTCATGAACTTGCGCACCGTCTCGCCCACCAGGTTCACGCTGAAACGGCGGCTGTTGCCGGGCGGGCTGGCGGTGTACATGTTCCAGCGGGTGGCGTCCGCGCCGTGGACGTTGAAGACCTCCCACGGGTCCACCACATTGCCCCGGGATTTGCTCATCTTGCTGCCGTCTTCGGCCAGGATGTGGCCCAGGCAGATGACATTCTTGAAGGCAGGCCGGTCAAAGAGGAGGGTGCTCACCGCGTGCAGGGTGTAGAACCAACCCCGGGTCTGGTCGATGGCCTCGCAGATGTAGTCGGCCTGCTTCTGTTGCTCCCACAGCTCCTGGTTTTCAAACGGGTAGTGCCACTGGGCCACGGGCATGGAGCCGCTGTCGAACCAGCAGTCGGCCACTTCCGTGACCCGGCGCATGGTGCCGCCGTCTGGCGCCGGCCAGGTGAGCTGATCCACGTAGGGGCGGTGGAGATCCAGGTCGGTCAGCTTGCGGCCCACCTTTTCTTCCAGCTCGGCGATGGAGCCGATGCACTCCATGTAGGTGCTGCCCGGCGCGTCGCTGCGCCAGATGGGCAGGGGCGTCCCCCAGTAGCGGTCCCGCCCCAGGGCCCAGTCCACGTTGTTCTCCAGCCAGTTGCCGAAGCGCCCCTCTTTGATGTGCTCCGGATACCAGTTGATCTCCCGGTTGAGCGCGACCAGCCGATCCCGGAACTGGCTGGTGCGGATGTACCAGGTCTCCTTGGCGTAGTAGAGCAGGGGGGAATCGCAGCGCCAGCAGAAGGGATAGGTATGCTCGTAGGTGCCGGCCTTGTAGAGCAGCCCCCGGCTGGCCAGCTCCTCCTGGATGGCAGGGTCGGCATCCTTGACGAAGAGGCCAGCCCACGGTTTGACTTCCGGCTTGAAGGTGCCGTCCGGCTGGATGGTCTGGATGATGGGCAGGCCGTTCTGCCGCCCCACCTCCATGTCGTCGGCACCGAAGGCAGGCGCGATGTGGACGATGCCGGTGCCGTCGTCAGTGCTGACGAAGTCGCCGGCCACCACGTAGGCGTAATCTTCCTCCACCGGGAAGAAGCGGTAGAGGGGCTCGTACCGCTTGCCCAGCAGGTCCCGGCCCTTCATGCGGGCCAGCACCTGGTAGCCCGGCTCCAGGGCAGTCTCGGCCAGGGAAGCGGCCAGGTAGAGGCGGGCGCCGCTCACATCCTGCACCAGGACGTAGTCGATCTCCTCACCCACGGCCAGGGCCACGTTGCCGGGCAGGGTCCAGGGGGTGGTGGTCCAGACCAGGAAGAAGGTGTTCTCCTCGCCCAGAACCGGGAATTTGACGTAAACGCTGGGATCGATGGTCCCTTCCCGGTAGCCCTGGGCCAGCTCATGGCTGCTCAGGGGCGTGCCACAGCGGGGGCAGTAGGGCACCACCTTGTAGCCCTGGTAGAGGAGGTTGCGATCCCAGAACTGCTTCAAGATCCACCAGAGGGATTCGATGTATTCGTTGTGGAAGGTGACGTAGGCGTTCTTCAGGTCCACCCAGAAGGCCATGCGCTCGGTGAGCCGCTCCCAATCCCGGATGTACTCCATGGCCGAGGCCCGGCAGCGGCGGTTGAATTCCTCCACGCCGAACTCTTCGATCTGCTGCTTGCCGCTCAGGCCCAGCTGCTTTTCCACCTCAATTTCCACGGGCAGGCCATGGGTATCCCATCCCCCCCGGCGCAGGACATGATACCCCTGCATGGTCTTGTAGCGGGGGAAGATGTCCTTGAAGGCCCGGGCCAGCACGTGATGGATGCCCGGCCGGCCATTGGCTGTGGGCGGGCCTTCAAAGAAGACGTACTCGGGTCCGCCCTCCCGCTCCCGCATGCTGCGCTGGAAAACGTCCCGTTCCCGCCAGAGCTGGAGGATCTCTTCTTCCAGCTCCGGGTAGTTGACCACAGAGTTGACGCTCTTGAACTTCACTTGGGTCGTGGTTGCCATGGTAATTATCCTGTGCCTCCTCCCGAAGAGCTATCCCTGTCACAGTTCATTTTCAGGCCGGGTCATTCCCGGGGCCCCAGCCCGGCCAGCCCATCCGGCGGGGTCCAGCCCCAACCCAACCGATAGAGTCCCCGCTCCACCCAGATGGCATAGCTGCTGTGGGCCCACTCCTCCGGGCGCGCCACCTGGCCATGGCGGACCGGGTCATAGTGGATGTAGTCCAGATGCAGGCGCTGTTGCTCCTCTCCCCGCACTTGACAGAGCTGGTAGCCCGTCTGCCAGACCAGCACAGGCTCGGGCATGCCCAGCAGCTGCTGGTAATCCCGGGCGAAGCGCTGCTGCACCGCAGCCACGATGCGATGGACGGTGGCGGGGGGCTGGGGCTTCATCAGCCAGTGGAAGTGATCCGGCAGGATCACGTAGCCCACGGTCAGGAAGGGCCACCGCTGCTTGATGCCATTCAGCACGGTACGCAACAGGTGTACGGCCGTCCCATCGGCCAGGACGGGCTCGCGGCGAAAGGTCCGGCAAGTGACGAAGAGCGTCTCATCTGGCAGGTATCGCCGATAGTCGGCCATCGCCCATCCCCTTCACCCAACTTCTGACCGCGGGTCCATCCTCCAGCCGTCCCTGTCGCCGACGGGACAGGGGATCAAAAAAAGCCCTCCCCACAACGGGGACGGGCTTCAAGTCCGCGGTACCACCCCGGTTCCCATGGACCAGCCTTTCTGGCCATGGACACCTCGCTGCAGAGCCTGCCGGGCCCCTCGCCCGTACATGAGTCTGCCGTGGCGGTAACGTGCCACAACCCCGGCGACGCCTACTGGGCCCTTTTGCCCATCGGTGGACAAAAGGGCCGTTCAGGTCGCAGCTCCGGAGGGATTTTCCGCGCCGCCGGTGTGACCTGGCTTCCACCGTCCCAGGCTCGCTGTGCCCCTGGCCGGCGCGTACTCGTCTCCATCAACGCTATTGTGCGCTATTGTGATCGTTGCTTCTATTGTACTCGCTGTTTTACGATGGTTTCAGCGCGCTGCCACCGCGCGCCTTCCAGCGCAAAACTGGCTGAGAGTCTACCACGGGGGGCAGGCGTTGTCAAGCTTTGCAGAATTTTGCCCAGGATTGTGCGGCGTGGCGCTGGCACCCCGTCGATCCGGCCACCTCCGGCGGGCCGGAGATCCGTCCTACCCATGGGGACCCAATCGGTGCAGCCTCCTGCGCCTAAGAAACTCCCTCGCTTAAGAAGAGGTGGCCCCTGCGGGGCGGCCTGCGGCCTTGCGGCTCACCGAGGAGCGGTGAAACCGACTCTGGCGGCGAGGGGCATGGGAACCGGCAGCGCTGCGGCGACGCCGGCGGGCGTGACGTGTCTGCGCCTGGGAAGCCTGGCTCCCGTAGCGCTCTGGCATGAAATCGCCGTAGTCCAGGCCGGCCAACTGGCGGCGCTCGATGGTGGCCCCCAGAACCCGCTCGATGTCCCGCACCATGCCCTCATCGCCTTGTTCGGCGAAGGTAAAGGCCTCGCCGGTCTGGTGGGCACGGCCTGTGCGGCCAATGCGATGGGTATAGGCGTCCACTGTGTTGGGCATGTCGAAATTGATCACGTGGCTGATCTCGGCCACGTCGATCCCCCGGGCCGCGATGTCGGTGGCCACCAGGATGTCGTAGCGGCCCTTCCGGAAGCCGTTTAGCGCCGCCTGGCGGCGATTCTGGGTCATGTTGCCCTGCAGGGCAGCGACGCGGTACCCCTCCCGATCCAGCGTCTGGGCCAGGTTGCGGGCACGCCGCTTGGTGCGGGTGAAGACCAGGACACGCCCTGTGGCCAGGCGGGGCAACAGGGAGAGCAGGAGCCTCTCCTTCAGCCGCCCCGGCACCGGGTAGAGCGCGTGATCCACCGTCTCGGCGGGCGCGGTCATCCCGATTTGGACCGTGACCGGGTTATCCAGGATCTGGTCGGCGAGCAGGCGGATCTCCTCCGGCATGGTGGCCGAGAAGAAGAGGGTCTGGCGTTGGGTGGGCAGATGGGTGAGGATGCGCCGGATGTCGGGCAAAAAGCCCATGTCGCACATGCGATCAGCCTCATCCAGAATCAACACTTCCACGCCGGACAGGTCCAGCTGGCCATCGCCCAGGTGGTCCAGGAGGCGACCCGGGCAGGCCACAATCACCTCTGGACCACGGCGCAGGGCGGCGCTTTGGGCCCGTTTGCTTACCCCGCCATAGATGGTGACGCTGCGTACTTTGGTCCGCTTGCCCAGCACGGTGCAGGCCTCGTGGATCTGTTCGGCCAGCTCCCGGGTCGGGGCGATAATCAGCACCCGGGGACGCCGCAGGGGGCCCTGGGTCAGGCGCTGCAACACAGGCAGCATGAACGCGGCCGTCTTGCCCGTGCCGGTCTGGGCCAGCCCCAGGACATCTCGTCCCTGGAGCACCAGGGGAATCGCCTGTTGTTGGATGGGGGTGGGGGTCACAAATCCAGCGGCATCAATACCGGCGAGGATGCGCGCGTCGAGGGAAAAATCGGTAAAATTCACGTAAAGTACTCCTTGACTCGATGGTCACTGCATTGAGCCAAGTCGCACCCTCAGCCCGATGACAAATTGAATGGATGGCAAACTTCGTTGCCGATTGTACGGCGAGCCCGCTGGCTGCCGTCTGATGGCCCGGGTAAACCCGTTGGATCTCCGCCGGACAAACCCAGTGTAACAGAGGACGGGCCTTTTCCCTAATTTCCCGGTGGCCCAAATCCACAAGACTCGCATGGAAGCGGCAAGATGGGCAGGCCGCGCCGCGCCCCTGTACCCTGGCTTCGTTGACATTCGCCCCCCCTGCCGGTAAGATACCCGTGCAACATCTGGCGCCTTCCCGGACGCCGAGGGCAGGGCAGGGAAATTCGCCTGCACCTCCTGCCGGCAGACGGGCTCCTGGCGGGACTTTACCAACAAGCAGCCCAGAGCGCCCGGATTTTTCCCGCCAAAGGCGGGAACCGCGCCGGGCAGGTCATGAATATGTCACTGTTTGCTGAACTGCTGATCCTTTTCCTTTTACTGGCCGCCAATGGCTTTCTCGCCATGTCCGAGCTGGCCGTCGTCTCGGCACGTCGGGCACGGCTGCAACAGATGGCGGAAGAAGGCCATGCTGGGGCCCGGCTCGCCCTGGAGCTGGTGGACGCGCCGGGCCGCTTCCTCTCCACCGTCCAGATTGGTATCACCCTGGTGGGCATCGTCGCCGGTGCCTTCGGCGGCGTGACCCTTTCGGACAACCTGGAACGCTTTCTGGGCAACGTTCCCCTGCTGGCGCCCTACAGCCGGCCCCTGGCGGTCACCGTGGTGGTGGCCGGCATCACCTACCTCTCCCTGGTCCTGGGGGAGCTGCTCCCCAAACGCCTGGCCCTGCGCAACGCCGAAGGCATCGCCGCCTCGGTGGCGGGCATCATGGCGCGCCTGGCGGCCCTGGCTGCGCCCCTGGTCAGCCTCCTCAGCGTCTCCACCGACCTGATCTTGAAACTCTTCGGCATCCAACCCCTCCAGGAACCGACCATTTCGGAAGAGGAAATCCGCCTCATGCTGGAACAGGGCGCCCAGACCGGTGTGTTTGAGCCCCTGGAGGAAGAGATTGTGGGGCAGGTCTTCCGCCTGGCCGACCGTAAGATCAGCGCGCTGATCACCCCCCGGCCGGAGATCGTCTGGATCGACATCCACGACTCACCCGACGTGATTCGGGACAAGGTCCTGAGCAGTGGGCGCTCCCGCTTTCCCGTGGCCGATGGCTTCCTGGACAACGTGGTGGGCATCGTCCTGGCCAAGGACCTGCTGGCCCAGTGTATGTCCGGCCAACCCCTGGACATCCAGGCGGTGATGCGTCCGGCCCTCTTCGTACCGGAGAGCATGCCCGCGCTGAACGTCATCGAGCGCTTCAAGGAGACCCGCTCCAAGATCGCGCTGGTCATCGACGAGTTCGGCGGCGTGGAAGGGCTGGTCACCATGGACGACATCATGGAGGCCATCGTCGGTGAGATCCCCGGCCCCGATGAGATCGAAGAGGTGGAGGCCGTGCAGCGGGATGACGGCTCCTGGCTCATCGATGGCCTCTTCCCCCTGGACGACTTCAAAGAGTTGCTCCAGTTGCCGGATCTCCCCGAGGATGTGGAAGGCCACTACCAGACCATGGGCGGCCTGGTCATGGCCATCCTGGGGCAGGTTCCCAAGGTGGGCGACGTGGTGGACTGGCAGAATCTGCGCATCGAGGTGGTGGACATGGACGGCCGCCGGGTGGACAAAGTCCTGGTGCGGCCCCTTCCGCCCCCCGACAGCGGGGAGCAGAAGGCAGCCGCCTGAACTTCGGAGCCGTCACGCCTCCGGGTAGATCACGTGGCTGTTGTAGGGGATGATGAGGGGACGGGGGCCGTCGGCGGGGAACTGGGCAGCCCATTCCGCCGGATCGTAGTTGCGTTTGACAAAACAGGCGTAGTGGGCCGGCACGGCCGTGCGCAGACCCAGCGCCCGGGCCATCTTGACCGAGCCGTCAAAGAAGGGGAATTCCCCTTCGGTGGGATGGGTGGTGAGCAGGCCGATCTCCGGCTGCAGGGCCCGGATGGGTGCGAGGAGTTCCTCATGGTCGGCGAAGGTGTTGATGGGGTCGCCGGAAATGTAGATCCGCACCGGGCCGGCCTCCAGCACGTAGCCCAGATGCTGGACATCCGGAGCCGGGATGCCGTCTTCGGGTGCGCCCTGGGGAGGCTTGGCCCACACGGCGTGGGCGCGCATGGTGCCCAAAGTCGCCTGCTCGCCAGCCGCGAGGGTGGTCAGCAACGAAGCGGGGATACCATGTTCCGCCATGTTGGCCACGCTCTCGGACGGCCCCACAAAGCGGCACTGGGGAAACGCAGCATGGATACGCAACAGGGACTCGATACAGGTGTGATCCCTGTGATTGTGGGTCAACAGGACAAAGTCGGTGGGCAGGGTGGCCTCGTCCAGAGGGGGCTGGGAGTGGATGAAGCGGTCGGCGGGCCGCTCCCGCGGGAAGTACGGGTCCACCTGGACGACGGTTCCGGCCTCATCCTTGAAAGCGAAGGAGCTCTGTCCGAACCAGTGAATGGCCACCTTTCCC
Proteins encoded:
- a CDS encoding MBL fold metallo-hydrolase; this translates as MHPLTDLAVPAGKVAIHWFGQSSFAFKDEAGTVVQVDPYFPRERPADRFIHSQPPLDEATLPTDFVLLTHNHRDHTCIESLLRIHAAFPQCRFVGPSESVANMAEHGIPASLLTTLAAGEQATLGTMRAHAVWAKPPQGAPEDGIPAPDVQHLGYVLEAGPVRIYISGDPINTFADHEELLAPIRALQPEIGLLTTHPTEGEFPFFDGSVKMARALGLRTAVPAHYACFVKRNYDPAEWAAQFPADGPRPLIIPYNSHVIYPEA
- the ileS gene encoding isoleucine--tRNA ligase — protein: MATTTQVKFKSVNSVVNYPELEEEILQLWRERDVFQRSMREREGGPEYVFFEGPPTANGRPGIHHVLARAFKDIFPRYKTMQGYHVLRRGGWDTHGLPVEIEVEKQLGLSGKQQIEEFGVEEFNRRCRASAMEYIRDWERLTERMAFWVDLKNAYVTFHNEYIESLWWILKQFWDRNLLYQGYKVVPYCPRCGTPLSSHELAQGYREGTIDPSVYVKFPVLGEENTFFLVWTTTPWTLPGNVALAVGEEIDYVLVQDVSGARLYLAASLAETALEPGYQVLARMKGRDLLGKRYEPLYRFFPVEEDYAYVVAGDFVSTDDGTGIVHIAPAFGADDMEVGRQNGLPIIQTIQPDGTFKPEVKPWAGLFVKDADPAIQEELASRGLLYKAGTYEHTYPFCWRCDSPLLYYAKETWYIRTSQFRDRLVALNREINWYPEHIKEGRFGNWLENNVDWALGRDRYWGTPLPIWRSDAPGSTYMECIGSIAELEEKVGRKLTDLDLHRPYVDQLTWPAPDGGTMRRVTEVADCWFDSGSMPVAQWHYPFENQELWEQQKQADYICEAIDQTRGWFYTLHAVSTLLFDRPAFKNVICLGHILAEDGSKMSKSRGNVVDPWEVFNVHGADATRWNMYTASPPGNSRRFSVNLVGETVRKFMNTLWNTYSFFVTYANLSDWQPAPDVLDGPAQPLSEHLLDRWVLSELHRLVRDVTTAMENYDVLGVTRPIAAFVDDLSNWYVRLSRRRFWDGQPEALNTLHHVLVTLSHLLAPTTPFIAETLYQNLVVGVDPSAPDSVHLSRWPRVQEKLIDERLNADMAFVQRITSLGHSARQAANLKVRQPLAQVVVRVRQPEERASLERLQQLVLEELNVKSLAFADAAGDLVDVQVFPYPRQLGQKYGAGYPKIRQAMAQMDQAELAARFQAGETVEIQVDGTTYQVTPEDVEVRTTPRMGYSVAEGGGYLVAVTTEIDKALEQEGYARELVRRIQQLRKDADLEISDRIVTYIADSDLIHEVLEHFGDYIREETLTVDLVQVHPGQGDAIPAHLPQTTFELGDARITVAVSKK
- a CDS encoding DEAD/DEAH box helicase, whose translation is MNFTDFSLDARILAGIDAAGFVTPTPIQQQAIPLVLQGRDVLGLAQTGTGKTAAFMLPVLQRLTQGPLRRPRVLIIAPTRELAEQIHEACTVLGKRTKVRSVTIYGGVSKRAQSAALRRGPEVIVACPGRLLDHLGDGQLDLSGVEVLILDEADRMCDMGFLPDIRRILTHLPTQRQTLFFSATMPEEIRLLADQILDNPVTVQIGMTAPAETVDHALYPVPGRLKERLLLSLLPRLATGRVLVFTRTKRRARNLAQTLDREGYRVAALQGNMTQNRRQAALNGFRKGRYDILVATDIAARGIDVAEISHVINFDMPNTVDAYTHRIGRTGRAHQTGEAFTFAEQGDEGMVRDIERVLGATIERRQLAGLDYGDFMPERYGSQASQAQTRHARRRRRSAAGSHAPRRQSRFHRSSVSRKAAGRPAGATSS
- a CDS encoding DUF983 domain-containing protein; this translates as MNQDTRQPISASRNRLLAILLQRCPVCLEGKPFDGLLHMHKTCPRCGIQFERETGFFLNAMFFAYALGFVVLAPSALYLYLTGASTALFTGVMAAEILLLWPLVFRYSRILWMHVDQMLDPRRIPGSAPEPDA
- a CDS encoding REP-associated tyrosine transposase produces the protein MADYRRYLPDETLFVTCRTFRREPVLADGTAVHLLRTVLNGIKQRWPFLTVGYVILPDHFHWLMKPQPPATVHRIVAAVQQRFARDYQQLLGMPEPVLVWQTGYQLCQVRGEEQQRLHLDYIHYDPVRHGQVARPEEWAHSSYAIWVERGLYRLGWGWTPPDGLAGLGPRE
- a CDS encoding hemolysin family protein — protein: MSLFAELLILFLLLAANGFLAMSELAVVSARRARLQQMAEEGHAGARLALELVDAPGRFLSTVQIGITLVGIVAGAFGGVTLSDNLERFLGNVPLLAPYSRPLAVTVVVAGITYLSLVLGELLPKRLALRNAEGIAASVAGIMARLAALAAPLVSLLSVSTDLILKLFGIQPLQEPTISEEEIRLMLEQGAQTGVFEPLEEEIVGQVFRLADRKISALITPRPEIVWIDIHDSPDVIRDKVLSSGRSRFPVADGFLDNVVGIVLAKDLLAQCMSGQPLDIQAVMRPALFVPESMPALNVIERFKETRSKIALVIDEFGGVEGLVTMDDIMEAIVGEIPGPDEIEEVEAVQRDDGSWLIDGLFPLDDFKELLQLPDLPEDVEGHYQTMGGLVMAILGQVPKVGDVVDWQNLRIEVVDMDGRRVDKVLVRPLPPPDSGEQKAAA